TTACCTGAAACTCAATCCCGACTCGAAGGACCCGGCCGATATCCAGAAGGCCGGCGACCTGCTCGCCTCAATCAAGCCGAACATCCTCAAGTTCCATTCTTCGGACTACATCGACGCGCTTGCCAACGGCGATATCTGCCTCGCCGTCGGTTACTCGGGCGACGTCTTCATCGCCAAGAACCGCGCCGAGGAAGCCAAGGCGGGGGTCGAGATCAACTACGTGATCCCGAAGGAAGGCGCCGGCATGTGGTTCGATTCGTTCATCATTCCGAAGGACGCGCCGCACCCCGACGCCGGCTACGCCTTCATTAACTTCATGCTGACGCCGGAAGTCGCTGCCGCGAACTCGAACTACGTCTTTTACGCCAACGGCAACAAGGATTCGCAGCCGCTGGTCGACAAGGAAATCTTCGAGGATCCGGCGATCTACCCCGACGAAGCGACGCTCGGCCGCCTCTACACGACGACGCCTTACGACGCGAAAATCCAGAAGATCGTCACACGCGTCTGGACGAACGTTAAGAGCGGGAGTTAGCCTGCGAAAGGAATCGGGGAGGGGCGAAGCCCATGGCGAAGAACGCGGTCGGTCCGGTCCGGCGGAAGTTCGCGCCGTGGAACGACCCCTCCCAGAAACCCTTCATCTCTTTTGACAATGTCACTAAGCGCTTCGGCGACTTCACCGCCGTAGACAACATCTCCCTCGGCATCTACGAGCGTGAATTTTTCGCGCTCCTCGGCCCCTCCGGCTGCGGCAAGACCACGCTGATGCGCATGGTCGCCGGCTTCGAGGAGCCGACGAGCGGCCGCGTCATGCTGGACGGCAAGGATCTCGCCGGCGTCCCGCCTTATCGCCGCCCAACCAACATGATGTTCCAGTCCTACGCGCTCTTCCCGCATATGAACGTCGAGACGAACATCGCCTTCGGCCTCAAGCAGGAGGGCATGCCGAAGGACCAGATCGCCCAGCGCGTTGAGGAGATGCTGAAGCTGGTCAAGCTGACGCCCTTCGCCAAGCGCAAGCCGCACCAGTTGTCCGGCGGCCAGCGCCAGCGTGTCGCGCTCGCCCGCTCGCTCGCCAAGAAGCCGAAGGTGCTGCTGCTCGACGAGCCGCTCGGCGCCCTCGACAAGAAGCTCCGCGAGGAAACCCAGTTCGAGCTGACCGACCTGCAGATGGACCTCGGCCTCACCTTCGTCATCGTCACGCACGACCAGGAAGAGGCGATGACCTTGGCCGACCGCATCGCGGTCATGGACCATGGCAAGATCATCCAGATCGGCACGCCGGCCGAAATCTACGAGCAGCCCAATTCGAAGTACGTCGCCGACTTCATCGGCAACATCAATCTGCTCGAGGGCAAGGTGCAGTCCGCCGGCAACGGCGCGATCCGCATGGAAGGCACCGGCACCGGCGCCACTATCGCCGTGGAGCAGCAGGAGGTCGCGACAACGCCGGGCAGCACGGCCTGGTTCGCTGTCCGCCCGGAGAAACTCTCCGTCTCGCTCGACCAGCCGGCCGATCCCTCGGTCAACGCCATGTCCGGCGAGGTCATCGACATCGGCTACCTCGGCGACATCTCGGTTTATCACGTGCGCCTGCCGAGCGGCACGATGGTCAGGGCAACGCTGACCAACCGGACGCGCCTGGTCGAGCGGCCGATCACCTGGGAAGACAGGGTCTGGCTGACGTGGGCGCCGGATTCCGGCGTCGTGCTGACGAAGTAGGCGAGGGGCGGGATGAACGAGGGCGAAGCAGGCGGGCGTAGTTGGCTCCGGTGGTTCGTCGTCATCATTCCCTACGTCTGGTCGCTGGTCTTCTTCCTCATCCCGTTCCTGATCGTCTTCAAGATTTCCTTCTCGACCTCGGCGATCGCGCAGCCGCCCTACACGCCGGTGTTCAATTCGCTGGGCGACCTCTGGGACGGCATCCGCCAGTTCACCTTCGACAACTACGTCTGGCTGACACAGGATTCGCTCTACTGGCGCTCCTACGTCTCCTCGATCGTCATCGCGGTGGTCTCGACGTTCCTCGTCCTCATCGTTGGCTTCCCGATGGCCTACGGCATGGCGCGCGCCCCGCGCTCCTGGCAGCCGACGCTGGTCATGCTGGTCATCCTGCCGTTCTGGACGTCGTTCCTGATCCGCGTCTACGCCTGGATCGGCATCCTCAAGAAGGAGGGCCTGCTCAACGAATTCCTGATCTGGGCGCACATCATCGATCAGCCGCTGACCATCCTCAACACCAACTGGGCGGTCTACATCGGCATCGTCTATTCCTACCTGCCGTTCATGGTGCTGCCGCTCTACGCCACGCTTGAGCGCCTCGACAACACGCTGCTCGAGGCCGCCTCCGATCTCGGCTCGCCGCCGGTGAAGGCGTTCTGGCAGATCACCTTCCCGCTCGCCGTCCCCGGCATCATCGCCGGCTGCTTCCTCGTCTTCATCCCGGTCACCGGCGAATTCGTCATCCCCGATCTCCTCGGCGGCTCCGACACGCTGATGATCGGCAAGACGCTGTGGTCGGAATTCTTCAACAACCGCGACTGGCCGCTCTCTTCCGCGGTGGCGGTGATCCTGCTGCTGATCCTCGTCATCCCCATCGTCATCTTCCAGAACCAGCAACAGCGCGCGACGGAGGCGAACAAGTGATCGCGGAAGGCCTCATCATCTGCGCACTCCTCCCCCTGGAAGGGGGAGGGCGGGAGGGGGTCACTTCGTGCAACGCGGACGGTGCCGCATGATCCGCACCTCGCGCTTCAACATCGTTTCGGTCGTCTTCGGCCTCGT
The sequence above is drawn from the Bauldia sp. genome and encodes:
- a CDS encoding ABC transporter ATP-binding protein translates to MAKNAVGPVRRKFAPWNDPSQKPFISFDNVTKRFGDFTAVDNISLGIYEREFFALLGPSGCGKTTLMRMVAGFEEPTSGRVMLDGKDLAGVPPYRRPTNMMFQSYALFPHMNVETNIAFGLKQEGMPKDQIAQRVEEMLKLVKLTPFAKRKPHQLSGGQRQRVALARSLAKKPKVLLLDEPLGALDKKLREETQFELTDLQMDLGLTFVIVTHDQEEAMTLADRIAVMDHGKIIQIGTPAEIYEQPNSKYVADFIGNINLLEGKVQSAGNGAIRMEGTGTGATIAVEQQEVATTPGSTAWFAVRPEKLSVSLDQPADPSVNAMSGEVIDIGYLGDISVYHVRLPSGTMVRATLTNRTRLVERPITWEDRVWLTWAPDSGVVLTK
- a CDS encoding ABC transporter permease subunit, producing the protein MNEGEAGGRSWLRWFVVIIPYVWSLVFFLIPFLIVFKISFSTSAIAQPPYTPVFNSLGDLWDGIRQFTFDNYVWLTQDSLYWRSYVSSIVIAVVSTFLVLIVGFPMAYGMARAPRSWQPTLVMLVILPFWTSFLIRVYAWIGILKKEGLLNEFLIWAHIIDQPLTILNTNWAVYIGIVYSYLPFMVLPLYATLERLDNTLLEAASDLGSPPVKAFWQITFPLAVPGIIAGCFLVFIPVTGEFVIPDLLGGSDTLMIGKTLWSEFFNNRDWPLSSAVAVILLLILVIPIVIFQNQQQRATEANK